AAACGGTAGAACCGCTACAATGGCTATAGCTCCCCCTAATATATGGAAAGCTGGGCGTTCTGTCTGCTTTATGCTGACCACAAGTAACACCGCAAAGAAACAACCAAGCACCAGGAAAAAGGGAATCATGGTATCCATATACTGCGCAACAGGAACCCCATCCGCAAGATTGACGGAAACCTTCATAGCTTTAAACGATCTGTAAGCGAGCATGGCTCCCATCGAGCAAAGCCAGATGAAACCCATTTCAAAAAACGTCTTATATGTCTTGTCGCGCTTGGCATTCACAAGCCAGTCACAAACTAAAATTGATAAAATAGGCAGAATCGGCAACATGTACCGATTAGACTTTAGCTTGAACAGCAGAGTGAAAACTAAAAGATAAACGAGAAAGACACTGATCATAAACACATATCTTTCGTCGTACTTCTCCTTAATACTCTTCCAAAGTCCGTACGCTGCCCCGAACACATAACCACCCCACGGGAAGAAAATAACCGTCAGCGTATCAAGGTAAGGGTCAAGATGTCCCAGCTTATCAAGCAATTTAGAGCTTGTGGTTGAAGTGTTGTGGAAAAACTGACCGACTAACCCTTGTGAATAATCAAATCCACTTCCGAGCCAAGCACCATATAACCATAGCCCGAAAGGTACACACCCTGCTAAAAACCAGAGCATAAGAATATTGCGATCATTCCACTTGGATTTGATGAGGCCGCCGACATTCATAGACGAAAGAAAAGAAGCAGGCTGACCAGCATCGTGCCGCTTACGAACATTATCCCTGATACCAACAGCAAGAACATATCCTGCGAGTGGCAAAAAGGCGAAAGGCCCTTTTGCGAGAACTCCTAGCGCAGTGACAACTGCGCCCCCTATGGAAACAACTTTACGCTTATCGCCAAGATATCTGAGCAGGTAACAATAGGTCGCCCATGTAACACAGCAGGCAAAGACAACATCGACCTTCATCATCACAGACATGAACTTAAAAAGCACTGAGCTTTGAAGCATTACCGCTGCAAGCAGCCCCGTAGTAGCTCCAAATAGCCTTCTACCTGTAAGAGCTGTACCAAGCACGATTAGCACAGAACAGATCACAGTAGGTATCCGCAAAATGAAGAGAGTATTCGCACCAAAACCACCAAGTGAAGCAAGCCATGCAAACGGATACATCACCCAGTAAGTGAGGGGCGGCTTCTCCATTCTAGGCATGCCATCAAACATGGGTGAAAGTATATTTCCATTGGCTATCATTTCATAAACGGCGCGCGCATATTTAGGTTCATCAATGTCATAAAAATAATTGAGACATATGCCGTAAAACGAGACCGCGAAAGAAAAACAGAGTAATAAGCCTAAAAGAATCTTCCAATTATTCTGACTGAAAGCATCAGATTCCGGCTTCATTTCATAATTCATTTATATCTTCCTGAATTGATTTTTTGATAAAGTACCGCTCGAAAGCAAAAGCACTCCCTAATTGATATAAGCTCTATCAAAGTTTTAATAGCAAGTCGAAAGGCACAGCACTGGATTAATTCAGCATGATAGGTTACTTAAGATTACGAACACTACCTTACATAAAAAGAGGCCGACATGCGTTTCCAGTATATATTACGATTATTCTATTTTATCACTATATTAATTGCCTTTAATGCCGTTGCAGCGACAGCCTCGCCACACATTTTTATTGGAGATTTTAATGACAATTCAGGCCAACCGGCATCTGAATTTAAAGAATTTCTCAGCATAGCTCTAACTAAAGCAGGTTTCTTATGCTGTAACAGCTCTGCAGCAAATCAGGATGCTCGCTACAGCCTCTCGGGATTAGTAGAAAAAAAGAAAAAAGGAACATCTTATTCAGCCTTACTGACAGACAATTATTCGCTTGAGCCTGACGTTTTTTTTAATGGCAAGCAAATAGGTGGGTCCAACGCATCTCCAGCTGCATCTAAACTATCAAAATCAATAGAGAAACTTCTCGCTAATCAGGATATTACTTCCATTGAAGTTATTGGAGATTCCAGATTAACGCCCAATGCAGTAATGGCGCTAGCTCAAGTAAAACCAGGTGAAACAGCATCTCCCCAAAAAATTATTGCAGGAAGAATCATTCTCGAGAATTGCGGATTGTTCGAAGAAGTACAACTGTACCTAACTCCCGGAACGGAAGGACGGGCACTCAAAATAATCGTTAAAGAAAGGGTGATGGTAATAGCTAATAGCATCCCTGGCCCCGGTAAAGCTATGCTGGATAATATTCTCGGGCCTCCAGTTCATTATCTACCCCAATTCCCTATTAGCCCGAATCTGTCTAGGCCGTTCTTAGGCAACAGTACGAGT
This window of the Maridesulfovibrio frigidus DSM 17176 genome carries:
- a CDS encoding ArnT family glycosyltransferase; translation: MNYEMKPESDAFSQNNWKILLGLLLCFSFAVSFYGICLNYFYDIDEPKYARAVYEMIANGNILSPMFDGMPRMEKPPLTYWVMYPFAWLASLGGFGANTLFILRIPTVICSVLIVLGTALTGRRLFGATTGLLAAVMLQSSVLFKFMSVMMKVDVVFACCVTWATYCYLLRYLGDKRKVVSIGGAVVTALGVLAKGPFAFLPLAGYVLAVGIRDNVRKRHDAGQPASFLSSMNVGGLIKSKWNDRNILMLWFLAGCVPFGLWLYGAWLGSGFDYSQGLVGQFFHNTSTTSSKLLDKLGHLDPYLDTLTVIFFPWGGYVFGAAYGLWKSIKEKYDERYVFMISVFLVYLLVFTLLFKLKSNRYMLPILPILSILVCDWLVNAKRDKTYKTFFEMGFIWLCSMGAMLAYRSFKAMKVSVNLADGVPVAQYMDTMIPFFLVLGCFFAVLLVVSIKQTERPAFHILGGAIAIVAVLPFYYGTLPSYVSLEDNKPMPVMGQALTDGLAEIADGNTLILHRPFFIKTFPDVVYYLKKLDKGQGCMYSLGSSAHPVELLQALATPKNAAALFEKEHSDAENYPAYKYFKETEFTGGVLLLSSHDYITFRREFESLPPMIKKMIVIDEMTMLSVKWTPEKVYVVRFIQKQ